A single Drosophila ananassae strain 14024-0371.13 chromosome 3L, ASM1763931v2, whole genome shotgun sequence DNA region contains:
- the LOC6496433 gene encoding uncharacterized protein LOC6496433 — protein sequence MAAKCSCAGHSLGGQNKEVFCTGPLLDTVQRSNLFPDCKHFVDMSCIYTPAQTMADFKLFSNCRKNDGSLHFLGMFVEKHFNEPGNDLVPWTPTDWKSSPPFLAKVHDPEMKKFGSDVNTIWKDLGRKVHENVREHPDQFSIIYIPKPFIVPSVNHREYWYWDSFWIVRGLLHCGMYETAKGMIDNFLVLVRQYGFVPGCGRIYCSGRSNPPMLIMMMKSYVEVTKDEAYAIKALPLLELEYETFLHYHEVKVKGRTMYQYRDSSTGPRPEAYREDLETAEHIESPELKQALYTQLKSACESGQDFSSRWFVAADGSNRGTIADTRTSAIVPVELNAIIFRSGKILAEFHRKSGNTKRADQYQERACILVKAIRDIMWNDEAGIWLDYDLENKKPRNFFCCTNFAPLWARAFPLVDTDKVSSSVMKYIETNNLDKMYGGVPHTMNKYSYQKWDYPNSFPPMMFIVIEGLDNLGTPESKAISKKWAHHWTKSVYAAYKYENRIFERYNCKEFGQPGDRSGNAQFTGYGWTIGVVFEFLAKHGKDMVIDPSPGGMEESTPANASIEKNEFIITSEANMDSGIDGGSGVGNQCQCSCGLPPESKVPSHATHATEHSAPLGVMQKFHTPATGGASPKCICEFPSDASSGTSTTKSEAKSVLNGTGGTCGICGNCVQDQSPPHLEGGQCSCSKDDKKEKSSQKGNSRQQGHQRQGVLCACGALLGNNYGNRKDRSQPKQYEAPKPCVVTAAQPEAGAGGCGCGQGPAAAPAPAPQPQSCYCSPLPQSPQSPPEPTEAGAGACGCGIGAAAAPAPPPQPQSCYCSPPPQSMQQSPPQSPQHSPQMQTVLSEHDPSCACYIARKQMEAEKQANTHSQASQAGCCPMCSSPSQSAKSSQGSEGSAAPVPSKQLAAPVPTKQSAPTCGCVGSSMPPKEQSAPAAKKVEPTPSARSLLNKSAGCCFCENDQGPNMREEEKKKFEAKMQECLKGQMSMVQERNNQIKNKEAEDQAKNCDPETKPKPQDCSSALKTSKSGQQGAVCSCAAEEEEDDEEKLKRQQEQLVGHYAPLSDGLAGEECPEGLFGKKKVKRGCCTCDTEDCPEQEESGPVASAKAMSCSCGGGTAPPPTTFLCPHCGGNQNEPGTRSVGTNRPSIPTQPNRSSPKLGGKDADCMCSASPGSPGKSGCDRCTAHLTSDYSPDNGRTPVFNKQFPLKDRDGDECDALPDPNAGKDKKKCCNCEKEEEQE from the exons ATGGCGGCTAAGTGTAGCTGTGCCGGGCACAGCTTAGGCGGACAGAACAA GGAAGTCTTCTGCACAGGCCCGTTGCTAGACACAGTTCAAAGGTCCAATCTGTTTCCCGATTGCAAACACTTTGTGGACATGAGTTGCATATACACTCCAGCCCAAACCATGGCCGATTTCAAATTGTTTAGTAATTGTCGAAAGAACGATGGTTCCCTCCATTTCTTGGGCATGTTTGTGGAG aAACACTTTAATGAGCCTGGTAATGATCTGGTTCCCTGGACTCCAACAGATTGGAAAAGTAGTCCTCCGTTCCTCGCCAAAGTTCATGATCCGGAAATGAAGAAATTTGGATCCGATGTCAATACCATTTGGAAGGATCTAGGACGAAAAGTGCACGAGAACGTCAGAGAACATCCCGACCAATTCTCGATTATATACATACCCAAGCCATTTATTGTTCCCTCGGTTAACCACAGAGAGTACTGGTACTGGGACTCCTTTTGGATTGTTCGTGGCTTGCTGCACTGTGGCATGTATGAGACGGCAAAGGGCATGATTGACAACTTCCTGGTGTTGGTTCGTCAGTACGGATTTGTGCCTGGGTGTGGAAGGATATACTGCTCGGGTCGGTCGAATCCTCCAATGCTGATCATGATGATGAAGTCGTATGTGGAGGTAACAAAGGACGAAGCATATGCCATCAAAGCCCTGCCCCTACTTGAACTCGAGTACGAGACGTTTCTGCACTACCATGAGGTAAAGGTGAAGGGAAGGACAATGTATCAGTATCGGGATAGCTCCACAGGGCCACGACCTGAGGCATATAGGGAAGACCTTGAAACGGCAGAGCACATCGAGTCGCCGGAACTCAAACAGGCTCTATACACACAACTGAAGTCGGCCTGTGAATCCGGCCAGGATTTCAGTTCCCGCTGGTTTGTAGCAGCAGATGGATCTAACCGGGGCACCATCGCGGACACCAGAACCTCTGCCATTGTACCGGTAGAGTTGAATGCCATCATCTTCCGGAGCGGCAAGATCCTGGCCGAGTTCCATCGCAAAAGTGGCAACACCAAAAGGGCAGATCAATACCAGGAACGGGCTTGCATCCTGGTAAAGGCCATTCGCGACATTATGTGGAACGATGAGGCCGGAATTTGGTTGGACTACGAtctggaaaacaaaaaaccgaGAAACTTCTTCTGTTGCACCAACTTTGCCCCGCTATGGGCCAGGGCTTTTCCTTTAGTCGACACGGACAAGGTGTCCAGCTCGGTGATGAAGTATATTGAGACGAACAATCTCGACAAGATGTACGGCGGAGTGCCTCATACGATGAACAAGTATTCGTACCAGAAGTGGGACTATCCCAACTCCTTTCCGCCCATGATGTTTATCGTTATCGAGGGTCTGGACAATCTGGGAACTCCAGAGTCAAAGGCCATATCCAAGAAATGGGCTCATCACTGGACCAAGTCCGTCTATGCCGCCTACAAATATGAGAATCGCATTTTTGAGAGG TACAACTGCAAGGAATTTGGCCAGCCTGGAGATCGGAGTGGGAACGCCCAGTTCACGGGATACGGCTGGACCATCGGAGTTGTGTTCGAGTTTTTGGCTAAGCACGGCAAAGATATGGTTATCGATCCCAGTCCAGGAGGGATGGAGGAAAGTACCCCTGCCAATGCGTCTATTGAAAAGAACGAATTCATAATCACAAGCGAGGCGAACATGGATTCTGGAATTGACGGCGGATCAGGGGTAGGAAACCAGTGCCAGTGTTCATGTGGATTACCACCCGAGTCAAAGGTTCCCAGTCATGCCACACATGCTACTGAACATTCCGCCCCATTAGGAGTGATGCAAAAGTTCCATACTCCGGCCACTGGAGGTGCTTCTCCCAAATGCATTTGCGAATTTCCCTCCGACGCTAGCTCTGGGACTTCGACTACAAAATCTGAAGCGAAATCTGTTCTGAACGGAACAGGTGGCACCTGTGGAATCTGTGGAAACTGTGTTCAAGATCAATCCCCGCCCCACCTTGAAGGTGGCCAATGTTCCTGCTCCAAAGATgataagaaagaaaaaagtTCGCAAAAAGGAAATTCGCGGCAACAAGGCCACCAAAGGCAGGGGGTTCTCTGTGCCTGTGGCGCCCTGCTAGGAAATAACTATGGTAATCGTAAAGATCGCTCTCAACCCAAGCAGTACGAAGCCCCAAAACCTTGCGTGGTTACCGCAGCTCAGCCAGAAGCCGGCGCCGGCGGCTGTGGCTGTGGGCAAGGTCCTGcggcagcaccagcaccagctccCCAGCCGCAATCTTGTTACTGTTCACCACTGCCGCAGTCCCCGCAATCTCCACCAGAACCGACGGAAGCCGGCGCTGGCGCGTGTGGCTGTGGGATAGGTGCCGCGGCAGCACCAGCTCCACCTCCCCAGCCGCAATCCTGTTACTGTTCACCACCGCCGCAATCCATGCAGCAATCCCCGCCACAATCCCCGCAGCATTCCCCGCAAATGCAGACTGTCCTCTCGGAACACGATCCAAGTTGTGCTTGCTACATTGCTAGGAAGCAGATGGAGGCCGAAAAGCAGGCGAACACGCATTCGCAAGCATCCCAAGCCGGTTGTTGTCCCATGTGCTCATCTCCATCTCAGTCTGCCAAAAGTTCACAGGGATCCGAGGGTTCAGCGGCTCCGGTACCCTCAAAACAGTTAGCGGCTCCGGTACCCACAAAACAGTCAGCGCCCACCTGTGGTTGTGTCGGATCTTCAATGCCACCTAAGGAGCAATCCGCACCAGCCGCTAAAAAAGTGGAGCCGACTCCATCGGCTCGGTCACTTCTAAACAAATCCGCAGGCTGTTGTTTTTGTGAGAATGATCAGGGACCCAATATGCGGGAGGAGGAGAAAAAGAAGTTCGAGGCCAAAATGCAGGAATGTTTAAAGGGCCAAATGTCAATGGTTCAGGAGCGCAAtaaccaaattaaaaataaggaGGCTGAAGACCAGGCCAAGAACTGTGACCCGGAAACAAAGCCGAAGCCGCAGGATTGCTCCAGCGCCCTGAAGACATCGAAGAGCGGCCAGCAGGGAGCCGTGTGCTCCTGTGCTgctgaggaggaggaggatgatgAGGAAAAGTTGAAGCGGCAGCAGGAGCAACTGGTGGGCCACTATGCACCATTATCTGATGGATTGGCGGGCGAAGAATGTCCTGAAGGATTATTTGGAAAGAAAAAAGTGAAGAGAGGCTGCTGTACCTGCGATACGGAGGATTGTCCAGAACAAGAAGAATCTGGTCCAGTGGCATCAGCAAAAGCCATGTCATGCTCGTGTGGTGGAGGAACGGCTCCGCCTCCAACTACATTCCTCTGTCCACATTGTGGAGGCAATCAGAATGAACCTGGCACGAGATCAGTAGGCACCAATCGTCCTTCCATACCCACGCAGCCGAACCGAAGTTCACCCAAACTGGGTGGCAAAGACGCCGATTGTATGTGTTCGGCGAGTCCTGGAAGTCCTGGCAAATCGGGCTGCGATCGCTGTACTGCACATTTAACTTCCGACTATTCGCCCGATAACGGACGGACTCCCGTCTTCAACAAGCAGTTCCCACTAAAGGATCGCGATGGCGACGAGTGCGATGCTCTTCCAGACCCCAATGCAGGTAAGGATAAAAAGAAATGCTGCAACTGCGAAAAGGAAGAAGAACAGGAGTGA